A genomic stretch from Arachis stenosperma cultivar V10309 chromosome 3, arast.V10309.gnm1.PFL2, whole genome shotgun sequence includes:
- the LOC130965524 gene encoding pentatricopeptide repeat-containing protein At5g03800 — translation MASLLLRNTSFFFSPLPQSNPYNLKTPSLFSSFLHSHSHSQYKPSIKLNHHHALLPPLLQSTLSHDHQYPLLDSLSASLRFSPHLASAVHAALLKLQEHHTPHLFTALLLAYLKLNLLPAAHRLFLSLPSPPNVVVYSSLISAFSKSNNHHHRRHALLFFLHMVHSDVLPNDYAFVAVLTACIQTQNLQFGQQLHAAIVKTGYLDSAFVANALMGLYGKCGGRYSLVLKLFDEMLQRDIASWNTVISVAVKEFMYDDALSLFREMQATDDLRVDDFTLSTLLAACSRSASVVEGFQVHTHAIKVGWGNNLSVGNALIGFYTKFGTIDDVVDLFEEMNERDVITWTEMVAAYMEFGFVDLAMEVFDEMPERNVVSYNALLSGFCKNGEGLKALDLFSKMVEEGMELTDFSLTSAVNACSLLGDYWVSRQVHGFALKFAFGSNACVEAALLDMYTRSGRMGDARKMFCRWELEEFISVVCTSMICGYARNGQLDEAISLVQHSQSEGKMIMDEVAATSMLGICGTIGCHDMGKQIHCHAVKFGYESNIGVGNAVVSMYFKCGNVDDAIGMFNGMPSTDIVSWNTLISGHLLQRQGDKALEVWSDMQKKGIKPDQVTFVLVISAYRLTSLNLVDDCHRLFNLLRNEYQVEPTCEHYSSFISVLGQWGLLEEAEETIKTMPFEPSASVWRALLDSCRLHKNTIIGNRAAKHILAMEPKDPSTYILISNLYSASARWHLSEMVREDMKEKGFRKHPAQSWIICQNKIHSFYARDRSHPQEKDIYSGLEILILECLKAGYEPDTSFVLHEVEEYQKKDFLFCHSAKLAATYGILMSKPGKPIRIVKNILLCGDCHTFLKYVSVVTKRDIFLRDSSGFHCFSNGQCSCKDYW, via the coding sequence ATGGCATCCCTCCTTCTCCGAAAcacttctttcttcttctcccctCTCCCTCAGTCAAACCCCTACAACCTCAAAACCCCTTCTCTATTTTCGTCCTTTCTTCACTCACACTCACACTCTCAATACAAACCCTCCATCAAACTCAACCACCATCATGCTCTCCTGCCCCCTCTCCTCCAATCAACCCTTTCCCACGACCACCAATACCCCCTCCTCGACTCCCTCTCCGCCTCCCTCCGCTTCTCCCCACACCTCGCCTCCGCTGTCCACGCCGCCCTCCTCAAGCTCCAAGAACACCACACCCCACACCTCTTCACTGCCCTCCTCCTCGCCTACCTCAAGCTCAACCTCCTCCCCGCCGCCCACCGCCTCTTCCTCTCCCTCCCTTCTCCTCCAAACGTCGTCGTCTATTCGTCCCTCATCTCCGCCTTCTCCAAGtccaacaaccaccaccatcgCCGCCACGCCCTCCTCTTCTTCCTTCACATGGTACATTCCGATGTTCTCCCTAATGACTACGCCTTTGTCGCCGTCTTAACTGCTTGCATTCAAACCCAAAATCTCCAATTCGGCCAGCAATTACATGCCGCGATTGTCAAAACCGGTTACTTGGACTCTGCTTTTGTTGCAAATGCGCTTATGGGGTTGTACGGTAAGTGTGGCGGGCGTTACAGTTTGGTTCTCAAGCTGTTCGATGAAATGCTTCAAAGGGACATTGCGTCGTGGAACACTGTTATATCCGTTGCCGTGAAGGAATTCATGTATGATGATGCTCTTTCGTTGTTCCGTGAGATGCAAGCAACGGATGATTTGAGAGTGGACGATTTTACCCTCTCCACGCTTTTGGCTGCTTGTTCTAGAAGTGCTTCGGTGGTGGAAGGTTTCCAAGTTCACACGCACGCTATTAAGGTTGGGTGGGGGAACAATTTGAGCGTTGGCAATGCGCTTATTGGGTTCTACACCAAGTTTGGGACGATTGATGATGTGGTGGATTTGTTTGAGGAGATGAATGAGAGGGATGTGATAACTTGGACCGAAATGGTAGCGGCGTACATGGAGTTTGGGTTTGTAGATTTGGCAATGGAGGTGTTTGATGAGATGCCGGAGAGAAACGTGGTGTCTTATAATGCTTTATTGTCTGGGTTTTGTAAGAATGGGGAAGGTTTAAAGGCTTTGGATTTATTTTCAAAGATGGTGGAGGAGGGAATGGAATTAACGGATTTCAGTTTGACTAGTGCAGTTAATGCTTGCAGCTTGCTTGGTGACTATTGGGTTAGTAGGCAGGTTCATGGGTTTGCTCTCAAATTTGCTTTCGGATCGAATGCATGTGTTGAAGCGGCTTTGCTTGATATGTACACGAGGTCTGGGAGGATGGGAGATGCCAGGAAGATGTTCTGTAGGTGGGAGTTGGAGGAATTCATCTCTGTGGTTTGTACATCCATGATATGCGGCTATGCTCGAAATGGGCAGCTGGACGAGGCGATTTCTCTTGTCCAACATAGTCAATCGGAAGGGAAGATGATCATGGATGAAGTTGCAGCCACTTCGATGCTTGGTATTTGCGGGACTATTGGATGTCATGATATGGGTAAGCAAATTCATTGCCATGCTGTTAAGTTTGGTTATGAATCTAATATCGGAGTTGGGAATGCAGTTGTTAGTATGTATTTTAAGTGTGGGAATGTGGATGATGCAATTGGGATGTTTAATGGTATGCCTTCAACCGACATTGTTTCATGGAATACTTTGATTTCCGGACATCTTCTACAGAGACAGGGTGATAAAGCATTGGAAGTATGGTCAGATATGCAGAAGAAAGGCATAAAGCCTGACCAAGTCACATTTGTTTTGGTCATTTCTGCTTACAGGCTAACTAGCTTGAATTTGGTTGATGATTGTCATCGTTTGTTTAATTTGTTGCGAAACGAATATCAAGTTGAGCCTACTTGCGAACACTATTCTTCCTTCATCAGTGTTTTGGGTCAGTGGGGTCTTCTGGAAGAAGCAGAGGAAACCATCAAGACAATGCCTTTTGAGCCTTCAGCTTCTGTTTGGCGTGCTTTGCTTGACAGTTGCAGACTACACAAGAACACAATCATTGGAAACCGGGCTGCCAAGCATATTCTTGCCATGGAACCTAAGGATCCATCAACCTACATACTCATTTCAAATTTGTATTCTGCTTCTGCAAGATGGCACTTGTCTGAAATGGTAAGAGAGgatatgaaagaaaagggatTTCGCAAACATCCGGCACAAAGTTGGATCATTTGTCAGAATAAGATACATTCATTCTATGCAAGAGATAGATCCCATCCCCAAGAGAAAGACATATATAGCGGATTGGAGATTCTAATCTTGGAGTGCCTAAAAGCTGGGTATGAACCTGATACAAGTTTTGTTCTGCATGAAGTAGAGGAATATCAAAAGAAAGATTTTCTGTTCTGTCATAGTGCAAAGCTGGCAGCTACTTATGGAATTCTGATGAGCAAACCAGGGAAGCCAATTCGGATTGTGAAGAATATCCTTCTCTGTGGGGACTGCCATACATTCCTAAAATATGTATCCGTTGTCACTAAGAGGGATATTTTTCTTAGAGATTCTTCAGGATTTCATTGTTTCTCCAATGGCCAGTGCTCTTGTAAAGACTATTGGTGA